GAAAAACGTGATGCTTTGATTAAAGAATTTTTTGATATATTAGATAGAGTTAAAGGATCACGTAGTAAAGTTGAAGAAATTCTTAAGGAAGCATATAGTGACTTAACCAAAGTTCAAGTGGACATGGGTGACTTATCTGTTCAAAGGGCATCATTATCTGTAAAAGAGTCCGTTGAAGTTGAAATAGATTCAAGGAGTATTATGGGTGTTGTTGTTCCTATAATGGATTCAGAAATCAAAGAAAGAACATTGGTTGATAGGGGATACAGCTTTTTAGACACTTCAGCAAAATTAGATGAAACTGCAAAGAAATTTGAAGAGGCAATTTCGTTAATAATTGAATTAGGGGAAGTTGAAAAAACTATTTATCTTTTAGCTGCTGAAATTGAATCAACTAAACGTCGTGTTAATGCATTAGAACATATAATGATTCCTAAGCTACAAAATTCTGTCAAATCTATTGAAACAAGACTTCAAGAGATGGAGAGAGAAAACTTTGTTAGGTTAAAGATAATTAAATCCAAAATTGAAGTTGAAGATTAGGTAGTGATTGAATGGTTAGATTTTTAAATCCTGTTGGTGAATTCAAAAGAGAACTTAAAAGTTCTCAAAGTAAAATGGATCTTAAAATGGGAGATATTCCTATTTTATCAAGAGTTATTGTTGCTAATGAAGATATTGTTTTAGAAAATGGAAAATCTGTTTCAATTAAAATTAAAGAGATTTCAATTCCTGCAAAACATATAGTATCTATTAGTAGTTATGCTGCAAATAAATATGGTCATCCAATTGCTGTTGGTTCAGAAACTCATATCCCTCTTTCAATGGATAAAACTGTCAATAGGGCCGCTTTTATTGCATCTTCTGATGGTGCTATTGAGAAAGGTGATCTTTTAGGATTTTTATCTCTTTTCCCGGTTGAGATTATTAATAATTTATTTAAATAGTGTTTTATTTATAAAACATTTTTTATTTTTTATTTTTTTAAGTTCTATTTTTTTAAAGTATTAACTTCTTTATATTTAATATTATTCTTCTAAATTTGTGTAATTATGAAACGTGATCCATTTAATCAATATATTAAAGATCCTGATAAAAAAGCCAGGTTATATTTGATAATTACTGGAGCTATGATTGCTACTACTATTTTGATAGTAATTGGAACTTTAATTTTTATTTTACTACTTGTTGGAGTAATTTAATATAATATTTTGATAGGAATTTTTAAGGAATTTTTCTATAATTCCTTTTTATTTTGCACTATTATATATCATTTAATATTTTTTATTATATTTTTTATTATAATTTTTATTATTAATTTATTATTATTTTATCTTTAGAATTTTATTTTTAGAATTTTATTTTTAGAATTTTATTTTTAGATTTTATTTTTAGTAAAATTTTTTAGTATATTAATTGTTAATTAACTTTTTTATCATTTTTAAGTTCTTTTTCTATTAAATAAACAGCATTATTTACTTCATTTTTCACATTTGAAATGCTATCTTTGGGAGTTATGATTGTTAATAATGGTTCATCTTTTTCGATAATTACTCCTTTATAAGGTATATCATAAAAATTAGCTATATTAATATTATTCTTTAATTTGATTCTTTTAGAGGAGTAGATTATTCTTTTGATAGTATATTTATCTTTGGTGATTTTTGGAATTTCTATTAATTCTCCTTCACATGCTTTTATATGTGCCTCTAGTAAGTTGATTCCTAATAGTTCCTCTACACATTCATAGGTTCCTTGGAATCGTGGATTAACTTCAATAACATATGCTTCTTCTAGATTTTCACCTATTATCATATCTAACCCATTAGAACCGATTAATTTTAGATATGGTATTAAATCTTCAGAACTTCTTTCTATATGTTTTATTATGTTTTTTTCTTTTTCTAAACTTAAGATATTATTAACATTATTAATATTGAAAGGCACTATATTACCAAAATATTTGAAACTATTTTCTATTCCAAAATCTAAACCTGTTAGCATATTGCTAGTTACTATTGTTTTTGATTCCTTTTTAGTTGATAAGATAGATGAACTAACATTTGTTCCATTTATATATTCTTGGACTATTAATCCTGAATTTTCATATTTTATATGGTCATTATAAAATTTATTGATATCTATATTTCCTTTGCTATTTTTTTTGGAAGCATTACTTGGAGTGTTTAAAATAATCTCATTTTCATCATTGTATTTTATATAGCTAATCCCATAACCTCCAGATCCTTGGAGGGGTTTTATAATAAATGGAAGATTAGGATATTGTTTAGCTATTTCAAGTATTTCAGATATATTGTCTTCATTGTTTCCATAGTTTATTTTAAAAGTTTTAGGAGTCAAATATTTATTTTTTATTTTCTTATAAAATTTATATTTATCTTCAACATGTTCTGTTTTTTGGTTACCTATTATCTTCCTTTTATGTTTCTTAAAAGTCCCTTTAAAATCATTACAAGATATTCCTGAAGACAAAATGATTCCATCTACTTCTTCGATAAAATCTTTTGATAATTCTAATAATTTATTTGGATTATAATTTTTTTCAATAAATCCACAAGAAGTTCCTTCTTTTTGTTTTAAAATATGTTTTTCTTTATAAGGTAATTTAAAATCAAAAGTACAATAATAACTTGTTGAATAAGTTTTATATGGTAATGTTAGACTAGAATTTACTAATCCTCGGGTATTTATTCCCATTATTAGCAATTTTTCCATTTACTGCACCATCTTAATAATTTTTTATTTATATAAATTTTATTTATCTAAGATTAATTTTAATTTAATATTTTAAATTATTATCTTTTTAAATCACTATCTAATTTTAAATAATGTTAATTTTTAGATAAATAAATTATATTTTTAGTTATTTTTAGTTATTATCTAATTGGTATTTAATATTAAAATATTTAATATTGAAATGTTTAATATTGGAATGTTTAGTATTAGAATATTATTTAATTTTAATTATTATATAAAATTCTATAGAATAAATAAAATTATTAAATTTCATTAAATATATTTAAAATAGCTTAATTCAATTAAATTTTTATAAAACAGATGTAAAAATAATAAAAAGTGTAAAAATAATAAAAATAAGATAGTCCCGAGCGGAGTCGAACCGCCGTCTCCGGGTCCAAAGCCTAGAAGGATTACCACTACCCTACGGGACTATATATGCTGATTTGTATTTATCTACAATTACAGCAATTTTACTTTAATTGAAGTTATATTTAAATGTATTGGTTTTATTCATGATTATATTATTGCTATTATATTTTTAATACTAAAATTAATCTTATTAATACTAATCTTATTAATATTAATACAATATTTTTTTGTTTTGGTTTAATTATTCACTCTCTTGATTGATACCAAAGACATTTATCTATCCATCCACATTCTCCACAAACTTCTTTAGCATCTTTTAAGTATTTAAATGAATTATTAACTAATATAACTGCTTCACTAAATAAATATTCCTTTTTTTTGTTTATTTTTGCTTTTTTCAATACTTTAGAATCCATATTTACAATTTTTTCATTGTTAATGGAGTGCATTAATTTATTTTTAGGATATTTATTATCTTTATTATTTTTAGTATTCTTAGTATCCTTAGTATTTTTAATACTTTTAGTATCCTTAGTATCTTTATTATTTTTAGTATCCTTAGTATTTTTAATACTTTTAGTAACCTTAGTATCTTCATTATCTTCAATATTTTTAGTATATTCAATTTTATTATCACTTTTAATATTTTCATTGATTTCAGTATTGTTTGATTCCCCTATACATATTTTGTCTTTTAAATTTGGACAAAATTCACATAAAGCATCAGGAGACTCAGTTAAAACTACTTTAACATTAGAATCTTCATTTTTTAAAATGCTAATTATAGTTTCAATATTTTTTTTAAAATTATCATCATAACCATATCCTTGATATCCTTGTAAACATAGTAGATGATGTCCACGTAAATAAATGACTTTTTTTTCATTAATATTCATTTTTTCACTGTAGAAATTTAGTATTAATCAATTTATTTGATAAATAATGATCTTTTTAAATTATCTTATATTATTAAAGTTTTATTATTAAAAATAAATCTTTTAAAAATAAATCTTATTGTTAAAAGTAGTTAATATCTAATATTATATTCATTTAATTTTTGGAAATCTTTAAAAATCGCCATGTTTCTTTTAAAATTTATTATATTTATTTTAGGATTTAATGTATTTATTCTAAAAATAGTTAAATTTCTTAAAAATTAATATATTAAAAAAATAAGGATAAAATAATAATTTTTAGTTATTATTTTTTAATTATAAATCTATTATTCTTTTGGTAAAGCTACTTTAGATATTCCAGCTGCAATTCCGACTTTAAACAAGTCACCTATTATAAATGGAGCAAGACCCATCATAATTAAAGTTATAATATCTGGAAAAGCACCTTGAGTAAAGTATAACCAAATGCTTAAACCAATCAATCCAGGAATGTAAATACAAGCAAAGTTGGCTACTAACATTAGACCAAACATTTTCTTGAAATTTCTGCTTTCTGTATACTTTTCTGAAATATAACCAATTAATGCAGCAGCTAGTATAAAACCTATGAAGTATCCACAGGTTGAACCTAAAAAAACACTCAAACCACTACTCATTTCAGCAAACCAGCTTACACCTAAAATTCCTGCAAATATGTATATAACTTGGCTTAATACACCAAATCTTTTTCCAAGGAATAAACCAGATACTAAAACTCCAAAAGTTTGCCCGGTTATAGGAACTGGGGTCCAAGGTAAAGGGATTATAATTTGTGCTAATATTCCAGTCAAACAAGCCATTAGAACTGCCATAGCTAATTTTTCTACATTACTAGCTTTTTGAACTTTATCAAAAATATTATCTCTCATATAATAATAAGAATCAATATTAATATTCACTATGCTTCCTCCATTAATTCTTCTCAATTTCATATTATATTTAATTTTACAGCATATAATAATTGGTTAAAACAATATAAAAATCTTTCTATAGTATATTAAAAAATAAGTCACTCTTTTTATTTTATATTAAAAAAATTAAATATTGTATATTTTTTTCATGAAATATATGATTTTTTTTATAAAATGTATAAAATAATTAATATTATAGTATTAATGTTATGGATATTGTTATTAATGAACTTTTTCATTGATTAACCTTTACCGATGAATTTTTATGAAGTTTTTCAAAAATGAAGTTTTTAAATTCATAGCTATGATTTATTTTCATCTGTATTTTTGTTAACAATTTTTTTACCATAATAAATAGCGGTTAATAACCCTGCAATTGTAGGTAATATATATGAAGCTATTCTTTCAATTGCGCTTGCAGCTATTACATGATCTGCAGTTATTCCTACAGGAACAAAAAGAGCTATCATTATTATTTCAGTAATACCTAATGATCCTGGTAGTAATGGTAAAAATGATAATAAAATGGCTATTGTAAATATTGTTATGAATGGGGCTAATGGTGGTGTAACACCTATAGCTACAAATGCTAGATATGAATTAGACAAATCCAATCCCCAAGTTAAAAGTGCTAGGAATGCTCCTGCAAAAAATAATCTATTTTCTACTATCATAGTAAAGCTAGAATTAAAATTATCAATATAATAAATAGCTTTTTTCTTCAATTTATCTAAATTATATTTTTTTTGAGTCATTCTCTCAACTAAAGGATGAACCCAACCTAATATCTTTAAAGCTATTTTTTCAGAAACACTTTTATTGATTCCAGCGTATATTACAAATGAAAATCCAAATATTGTAGCTAATATTAATATTATTAGAAAAATTTTTGATAAAATATCTAAATACCATGACAAAAGGGCAAAGACTGCTAATATGGACATTAATAAGAAGGGAAGTATTTCAAATACTCTATCTGCCATTGTTGAAGCGAGTCCAACTTCAAATGGAGTATCATTGTATTCTTTCAGTACATATGCACGTAGTGGTTCTCCTCCTATTGATCCTGGTGTTATGTTATTTCCAAATATACTTGTCATTAAAATACCAAGAACATTTATATATTTAGGGGACTCGTCCATTTTATCTAATATAATCTTCCATCTAAGTGCCCAAACTAAGTAGACAAATATCTGTATCACAATTGTAAGAGCTAATATCCACAGATTTGTTCTTTTTAAAGTGTTAATTACATCATTGATTCCTGCAAGTATTAGTATTGTAAAAATTAGTCCAAATACTATAATGAAAGAAATAATTATGCTTTTTTTGTTATCTCTAATTATAGAATAAATATCCTGATTTTCATTGTTTTCTTTTTCTTTTCTTTCTATTTCTTCCAATTCTTTTTTTTCTTTTTGAATTTTAGGAGTATTAATGTTAAAAAATTCATCAGATTTTTTAGAACTCATTTAAATCCTCATTTTATCTAATATTATTCGAGTTTATCTTTTAATCCTACTATTTGAGATAAAGGTTTTCCTTTTTTAATTTCAGAAATAATATTTGTTTCATTAGCTTTTATTTCCAAGGTCTTTATCATTACATCACAAAAAAGTTCTTGAGGAACATGAACAACTCCACTTTTATCTCCAAATATAAAATCTCCATTTTTAATTATTATTTCAGGGGTTTCACTTATTTTAATTGGAATATTTACTTTTCCTAAGCCTAAAGCATTACCTGCATTAGGTATAGTTTCTTTTGCAAATACTGGATAATTGTTTTCTGAAACAAAATTTATATCTCTAGTAGCTCCCCATATAACTGTCCCTGAAATACCTTTTTCTCCTGAACAGGTTGAAGTTAGCTCTCCCCAAACTGCAGAGCTAGGTCCATTAGTCTTTATGAAAAGAATATTGCCTTTTTTACAAGCATCGATTCCGAGTAGAGAAGTTCCCCAATCATCTGATGAACTTTCAACTGTAACAACTCTACCATAAGCAGTTTTACTATTTATAGACTTTAAACCTTTTAAAACTCCATTTCTTCTTGTTAGCTTATTTAATGCATCGGATATTTGGCAAGAAGAAGTATTATCTAAAAGATCTTTAAGGTTTTCAAATCCAATTTCTTTTTTTATTTGATTTTTTCCTTTAATTTTCTCTGTTTTATGGGAATTTTCTGATTCTAAAATATCTAAGTTTTTAATTTCAAAATCTTCTTTACAGACTCTTAAATTATTAACTAGAATCGTTTTTTTATTTTTCAGATGTTTTTTGTAAGATATTTCATTTAATAATGATTTTGCGGATAATTTTGATTTTCCCATTTTAACACCTAATAAATCTTTTAATTACTACTTTTATAAGATATTTGATTCTTTTTATAATTTATTTGGCTCTTTTTATAAGTTTTTTAGATAAATATGTTTTATTTCTAATTTTTATTTTGTTTTAATCATTAATATAATTTGTTTAATATAATTTATCATATTTATATAATTATAATTTATCATGATTTATAAATAATCTATAATAATTTACAATGATTTATGATAATCTATAATAATTTATAATAATAATATAATAATTTATCATGATTTATGATAATATATAATAATTTATAATAATATAATAATATAATAATTTATCATTGTTTATTATTATTTGTTTTAAAATGTTTGTTTTGAAGTATATTTATTCTATCAATAACTATTAATTTATTTAATTATTTAAATGTTAAATATAACTTTTGAACTTTAAATATTAATCCTAAATGTTTAATGTAAATTATTAGATCATATAATCTTTT
This window of the Methanobrevibacter arboriphilus JCM 13429 = DSM 1125 genome carries:
- a CDS encoding V-type ATP synthase subunit D yields the protein MAQETMEGINPTRMELLKLKDREKLAVKGHSLLKEKRDALIKEFFDILDRVKGSRSKVEEILKEAYSDLTKVQVDMGDLSVQRASLSVKESVEVEIDSRSIMGVVVPIMDSEIKERTLVDRGYSFLDTSAKLDETAKKFEEAISLIIELGEVEKTIYLLAAEIESTKRRVNALEHIMIPKLQNSVKSIETRLQEMERENFVRLKIIKSKIEVED
- a CDS encoding DUF22 domain-containing protein, whose translation is MVRFLNPVGEFKRELKSSQSKMDLKMGDIPILSRVIVANEDIVLENGKSVSIKIKEISIPAKHIVSISSYAANKYGHPIAVGSETHIPLSMDKTVNRAAFIASSDGAIEKGDLLGFLSLFPVEIINNLFK
- a CDS encoding ATP-grasp domain-containing protein, whose product is MEKLLIMGINTRGLVNSSLTLPYKTYSTSYYCTFDFKLPYKEKHILKQKEGTSCGFIEKNYNPNKLLELSKDFIEEVDGIILSSGISCNDFKGTFKKHKRKIIGNQKTEHVEDKYKFYKKIKNKYLTPKTFKINYGNNEDNISEILEIAKQYPNLPFIIKPLQGSGGYGISYIKYNDENEIILNTPSNASKKNSKGNIDINKFYNDHIKYENSGLIVQEYINGTNVSSSILSTKKESKTIVTSNMLTGLDFGIENSFKYFGNIVPFNINNVNNILSLEKEKNIIKHIERSSEDLIPYLKLIGSNGLDMIIGENLEEAYVIEVNPRFQGTYECVEELLGINLLEAHIKACEGELIEIPKITKDKYTIKRIIYSSKRIKLKNNINIANFYDIPYKGVIIEKDEPLLTIITPKDSISNVKNEVNNAVYLIEKELKNDKKVN
- a CDS encoding DUF1284 domain-containing protein, giving the protein MNINEKKVIYLRGHHLLCLQGYQGYGYDDNFKKNIETIISILKNEDSNVKVVLTESPDALCEFCPNLKDKICIGESNNTEINENIKSDNKIEYTKNIEDNEDTKVTKSIKNTKDTKNNKDTKDTKSIKNTKDTKNTKNNKDNKYPKNKLMHSINNEKIVNMDSKVLKKAKINKKKEYLFSEAVILVNNSFKYLKDAKEVCGECGWIDKCLWYQSRE
- a CDS encoding biotin transporter BioY; the encoded protein is MNIDSYYYMRDNIFDKVQKASNVEKLAMAVLMACLTGILAQIIIPLPWTPVPITGQTFGVLVSGLFLGKRFGVLSQVIYIFAGILGVSWFAEMSSGLSVFLGSTCGYFIGFILAAALIGYISEKYTESRNFKKMFGLMLVANFACIYIPGLIGLSIWLYFTQGAFPDIITLIMMGLAPFIIGDLFKVGIAAGISKVALPKE
- a CDS encoding UPF0104 family protein, which gives rise to MSSKKSDEFFNINTPKIQKEKKELEEIERKEKENNENQDIYSIIRDNKKSIIISFIIVFGLIFTILILAGINDVINTLKRTNLWILALTIVIQIFVYLVWALRWKIILDKMDESPKYINVLGILMTSIFGNNITPGSIGGEPLRAYVLKEYNDTPFEVGLASTMADRVFEILPFLLMSILAVFALLSWYLDILSKIFLIILILATIFGFSFVIYAGINKSVSEKIALKILGWVHPLVERMTQKKYNLDKLKKKAIYYIDNFNSSFTMIVENRLFFAGAFLALLTWGLDLSNSYLAFVAIGVTPPLAPFITIFTIAILLSFLPLLPGSLGITEIIMIALFVPVGITADHVIAASAIERIASYILPTIAGLLTAIYYGKKIVNKNTDENKS
- a CDS encoding RraA family protein; this translates as MGKSKLSAKSLLNEISYKKHLKNKKTILVNNLRVCKEDFEIKNLDILESENSHKTEKIKGKNQIKKEIGFENLKDLLDNTSSCQISDALNKLTRRNGVLKGLKSINSKTAYGRVVTVESSSDDWGTSLLGIDACKKGNILFIKTNGPSSAVWGELTSTCSGEKGISGTVIWGATRDINFVSENNYPVFAKETIPNAGNALGLGKVNIPIKISETPEIIIKNGDFIFGDKSGVVHVPQELFCDVMIKTLEIKANETNIISEIKKGKPLSQIVGLKDKLE